The Topomyia yanbarensis strain Yona2022 chromosome 3, ASM3024719v1, whole genome shotgun sequence nucleotide sequence GTTCACTCGCTTCCGACTTATCAACACATACTGGGGAAAAAATATTGGCGCGATCAACTATGGTAAAATACATTGTAAGAAATAGTTTGGAAAAAGCTAACCAATAGTTAGAAAAgagaactgaaaaaaatcatttgcctCAGTAGCTGCTTATTTAGCGGCAGCTTCTTCCTTTTCTTTGTTCTCTTCCACCGCTGCCTTCTCCGGCTTTTCTTCCTTCTTCTCCGTCTTCTCGTTGGAATTGTCCTTCTCGAGTTCCTTCTCGGACTCGTTCTTGTCCTGTTCAGCCGTCTTCTCGGTGTCGGCACCCTCTTTGTTTTCCTTGGTTTCGGGCCTGAAAATTAGAGCAGATGGTTTAATCATTGTTGGTAGTTTTCGCTGAAGAGCATTATGCCAGGTTGGGGCGGTTCCATGAAAGCAAAATATTGGACTTTTCAATTTATACCAATACAGATGTGTTGTATTATCGAAGTCCTGGATGTTACGCGTGAGCTTGATCTTATGCGACCAACCTttagctgctactccgttatcgatctggactagctgaagttgcacagggaatctttgcttgggagtagcgaaacatcattCAATGTGAAACACCTGGTAAATCTAGTGTTTATTGATAATACCGGCACCGTCCAGACCCAAACGTAGATCGTGGAAGGAAAGGGAATTAATGTTAGTCCGAATACTTggttttgctagaggccgtatatactactgcgcattcCACAAgttatcacgggaggaggatatttgttagtaagtataggggGTGCGATTCTTCTTCATGTTCtagttattttccatcagcctattTCCGCTGCGAAGCCAAAGACCaacaccagagaggtgactacACTATCTGGACCCATCAACTTATAGAGCTGGGaaccaacggttttacttcAATCGAatacgtgaccacagattttttcaccttagAAATATCAACTATCTCGGCTGAGATTAAACCCAGACCAACTTAGATGGGTGGTGGTCACGCTTACTACTCAACCATCGTGCCGTCCGAAGTTCTGGATGTTACGCGTGTGTTCAAAAAGGGAGTTGAATTTATTTCTTATTCTCCGAATAAAGTATGACGAAACAGTACCATCGAAAAATAAACTGGTCGAGCCGAGTCGTGTCGTCATCGTAATCTATTGTGCAGAAGAACTATGTCATAGAATGCCTTCATTCATCTCCCACATTAGcatttcatacacacacattgatTATACAATCaattcgtagctttctgtcatAGGCAATTGAAgttaaaagttgaaaattcgaggacaatatgaaaaaaaaactattttatatTTAGTGGTATTATTCATTGAACAAATTTTAACTCTGGGGACGGGCATAGTTATCGATTGCCtttaacgcagctcacccgggttcgattcccaaccccgcacatagggttaatgatttttccaaaagaggcgaatgaccctaagattaTTAAACCTCTataacgaaaacaaaaaaaacctttggaaatttcaataactaaaacaatatttttgagtagcctgttaaTAGTGTTTCACCGTAGATGTGAATTGCTTTAGTGGAATTAATCGGAAAAACACTTCGCCTGCCTACAGGCGGTGTTGGGCAACTGAGCGAAAAAATATTCAGTCTTTAGTGATTATTcatcgtaccgaaactagcatTGTGTGCCATTTTAACTGAAAAGAACTATGTTttcaagagtacttattcaaaaggcTCTGAGTAACATTCAGCTCGAACTgcgaaaaacgcggttaaagtttcaTGGATTCAAAACAAATCCCTAATTGAGAACAAACATCtaggggaccatccataaatgacgtagccttTTGGGGTGATTTTTaataccccctcccccatcgtagcatttcgtcacaaacctctaaataccccctggtaattacatagcttgacggtaaccttCCTCCCCCTTGTCgccgtaaaaaataaaaaaaatgaagaacgatgttagttaaatgaaacgggtaagatggtcatgacatcaggtcaacccccattcgcctttaaaaaagctacgtagcatgacatgacgccctacccccctgtcgtcacacatcatcataaaatacgaaaccccccccccccctctcccgtATGATGCCCCTAGGCGGTTTACATATTGtaaggtttaaataaaaaaccCATTACTTACAGAAACtattaatattattttcttCTTCTCATCATGAAGATCAtctacaaaagttttttcaagccaaaaaaatGGGTACTAAAGGGTTAAGTACGGTAAGCTCGTCTCGATTCAAAACTTAATAGGTGCTCACATAATTGTTATAATCAATTAAGCTAAACGTCtgcttgccaatcaaacacaggTTTCGACTTCAATATGTTTCTCATCAGCAAATAGAACATAAGACCTCACGGAAAATTATACGTGACCAGTTGTTTGGTAGGAAACACCAGCAGTGTTTTCCATTTTTGGCTTTATTGACGAGATGAAAAAGAAACGAAGATTTCTTGTGTTGAAGGCAACTGAATCAACGACATTCCGTTATGTATTACGTTTTACAGCAGGCGTTTATAGTGACAGTTCTGCAGTCACAGTCTATCAGAATATACTATATGTTTTATTCACTTAGATGTGTATTCGCCTCCTAAATAATACGTCATTGTGAGTTGGCAGCCCAATACAAATTCTTGATTTACCAAAATTAGACTACGGTGCTCTTAATGCAAAGCAAAGTTTTGGCACTACAAACCCTTTAGGAATTTTCGCATTCTGTTTAAATAGAATTCGCAGTCGATTTCTAGTGCACAGGATTTTGTGGACCTACTCTTATGATCCCACTGTCACGACCTTCCTAATCGAGTCTAGCACATGTGGCGACTGGTTTATGGGACCAACGCGTGTATATGTAAAAGAAGGCAAAATCTCAGTTATTATCAAAatccaaaatattataaaaatattttcgaagaatTGACAATATTCAGAATACTGTAAACGCTTAGAAATTCTCAGTTGCATTTGAaatcaaataaaattcaaacaaatgtTCATGTTCAAAAGAAAGCGAAAAACGCAGTTGGCTGCATAGCAtagcacagtgttttaaaacgtcgtttatgatgctcaaaattaatagcgtctaagcCGTTAACTTTAGAACTATAGTTTGTTTGGAGAAGTTGTTgcccttatgattgcgcatctacAAGAGTATATTGTTCAGTAATAGATAGaaactttgtgtcttcggcagagttgtagcaaatgttcttttacaaaagaaattgctgaggACACCAGCTTTAATAGTTGACAAAttatgttcaaaacaatatGCCATATGCATTGCATGTTTTGGCGAACGTGTTCTATGCAATTTACCAAGAAAAGATGAAGCTACCCgtcgcagtgcgcttgaatatttcattttatgccACTGCGATAGAATATTGTTTTGAACCTAACACTCGAGGAGAATTGggtcgactaacaatcggacCGCTATATGAAATTAAAAGGCTAATACTTTCAGTATtctatgatgttgtttgcttgTTTGCTCCCTTTTGCTCCTTACGAGTTATTTAAGGTGAAAGTTCCTCCAAAAATAtcgcaaaatttggaatatcttttcaaattcaacagataggaagtaactttgttcggcaaaaatatgtttcgataccgcaaacaactttgtggaagattccaagaaggtAGGAgcatgtctaaaaaagttaccaagaaaaaactaattttaagagGTCTTCCTTATAATATGTTCTTTAATTTGTAAACTGTTGAAGCTAgatatatagtgtcttcagcaatttattttgttttaatatttgctaCTACTTCGCCAAGTCTTTGTCTTATTAgtccagaaaataaatttcgtatatcacttataggtgaaatAATCACTGAACGATATACTCCTGTTCCTGTAGATGCACAATCATAAGGGCAACAACTTCTCTGGACAAACTATACTTCAAAAGTTAACGGTTTAggtgctattaattttgagcacaaaAACGTTTTACAACATTGTGAAGGTCTTCTAAAAAAGTTCAATGTGCAATGACTAtagttttattgtataaaattcGTGCAATCGATATAGTCCAATAGTATTTCGGGGAACTGCATCTAGGAAAATTACCTATTATTTCGGTTATTACCCTACAGGTCTGATTAAAACATTAGACCTGAGGAATTAGGCTTAATATCTATTATGCCGAATGGCTTTATATTAAATGGCCATTAGGCCAAATGGTCATTATGACCCATGGAAATCTATCATCAATttagttttaattgtttatgcTAAATGCCCTTTATACCAAATGGCTTTACGCAAAATGACCACTTGAATCTCGTATAGTTGTGCCATATGGCTTTATCCGAAATGACgttatgtcaaatgactttaagaTAAATGGGCTCCCCCCAGATTTCAGTAAGGTATATTTATCTCCGAATCTTAGATCTCGTATCTTGTTCGTgttgttatttattatttttcaaactAGGCGGTCATATGTCTACATGTCGCATCAAGTAAATCATCTTGCCTACCAAGCTATTATaagtttttgtagttttattctGTGTTTCTACGAAATCATTTGGTCAAACCTAGTACATGGCTGCCATTCACCTTTACAGTACGAATGACCTATTATTCCCGGTCAAAGCCAACCGGATTTATATTTGGATTTCCGACTGGTCTCTACTAGTATTTCGACTAAAATGAAACAACCGAGTCTGAGTCgaaatcttcaaaaaataagGGACGCGAAATATGCGATCGTAAATTTACCTCATTAGCGAAACGTTGAAAATTATAACTACGAATATTCCAAGCGGGCCTCCCtattaagcataagcataagagagcgccgtagttgctactccgttattgaccagaaccaaattaggttgcaaaatatTCATTGGAACGACATGCTTgagaataacatgatgagccacattgtacaatctatattgatccctgcatgctgatcaataccgacgccggccacgtctgaatgcagatcttctgggaaaggaaggaatgatagtccgatacatgttgttactagagaccgaggaatcctctgcatctccacatgtatcacgggaaggggagatttgttagtaagtgtacCAATaccgttatcatgtaataattgctctgggcagccggctgccgagaatttgggaaatttatcatttgttgattaatacgattagcaaaataagcaacttgaactccggatagccggctataagaagcactgcttatattttttaataatattcaatcaggCAACGAATTTTTATTCCAAGCGGGCCTCCCTATTTctgaaaaagtaaattttgtAACGGCAtgaaaaatttagaataggggTTAAGAACAGGTTGTAGCAACATTtgatgttgctccaaatgtGTGACTGACTTGTGTGGTCCATTGCACTTAGTTTGCATACCGTACATAACTAGGCTCACTGTTCTATGTTCACCCATGAAAATAAAGATTGAATAATTACAACAAAATTATGATTGGATTTGAAAATATACCCAAGTTTTCCggacaatttttgaaaaagtaagcAATATTACCCTGTTTTACAGTACAAACATCGAGGAATGCTAAATCTTTTTGCCAAAATTGAGATTCCACTGTACAATGCAGTTGATGAAATATCCTTTTACCTAACCTTGCAACGTTGAATTACGCGGATATTTCTTTGTATAAGGACTTTCAATAGCTCTTATACCTAAAGAGTCCAACCCTCTCAATGTTCAGAAGCTTCATCCAGTTGAAAATTTGTGGACACTTTTGAAATCAAATTTTACGAATTACCTGACACATACAGATCGTAATATGAactaaataaatattaaatataaattaaaaaatattaataaataaataataataaatattaagTGAATGTCAAGTTGCCTGTTAGGATATTCGATTTGTTGGTCAACATTTTCGATACTCGCCCCTTTACTAAAGATTAACGAATCTTTTTCTTGCCATCAGGTTGAATTTTCAAGTGTCAATATACTCCGCAAGTGAGCGAATAATCACTATCTCATGACCAGACCCAACCATTTTATAGTACAACTAAAAATTCCGGCTACTTACTCCGGTTTGGGTAGATGTGCATTCAGGTCCAGTTTGGCGCAAATTTCGTCCCAGTCGGCAAAGCAGCGTTCCTTGATTCGCGAAACGTGTCCAACCAGATTCGGGCAGTTCTCCTGCATGAATTCCTTGAGGGCATATTTCACTTCGTCCGAAATGTAGTGAATTTGGGCCAGGACGGAGAAAGCGACACAATCGAGCTAAAGGAGGATGAAAGCGGCAAGAAAGTATTATCAGTAGATTAGAGATTTATTACCAGATGTTAGATGACACTCACAGTGGTTGGCTCATCGCCAAAGAAGAATGGCTTGTCTGCCAACAGCTCGGACAGCACCTTCAGATCCTGCTTTCCGAATTCCTCGATTTCCTCGGGTTTGTGTACACCGAGGCCCTGCGCTTTCACCTTTTTTGATCCCTGCAAATACTTGTGTTGTTAAAATGGATGATGGTGGATTAAAAACGGGTGCACACTACAGATATATTTCATGCATATAATAGAGGACATTCCAGATAGTGTGGAAGTAGGTGATGTTGACATGCTGAAGGGTTTTAGAGGAAACTTTTAATATTGGAGTACCGCTGGGAAACACACAACCAAACAGTAGAAAGGatgaataataaatatatgGAATGCCTCTACATTCAAATATAAAATACTTGGTGTACCTTGCGTCCAAATTGGAACttgaaaaagaaattaagcacaGGATTGGGCAGACGGCTTCCGAGCGCATGTTGCAAGTTAACCTTGTAACCTTTGATCATCTGATCAGGATTCTTGCTACGCCAAGATAACAATACCCAGATCAGATGGTTCTCCAACATAGAAATCATTGCGTGGGCAATATTGCGTTGTTCCTGAGTAAGAGCTGCATCAAGATCTTTTTCGTAGCGTTGAGCCAACTCCTTGATAATGATGGCCGAGTCGGCAATTTCCTCTCCATTCACCTCGACGAACGGCAGCTGTCCCTTTTTGGAGCGCAGCTTCAGCTTATGGTCAATGTTCTGTtgacaaatgaaacaaaagaagtgaAAGGAAAAAGTTAGCATGGCTATTTGCGTTGTGGGTGTTGGTAATATTTGATTACTTCGGAAAAAATGAAGAGTTCCTCTATCTAGAAGCTTTGTCGCAGACATAATTCTGCTTTTGACATCTTAGACTTAGCAGCCCTTGGAGAAATCTCCGACGAAAGGATTTTATTTACGATAGCAAGAAATAACAAGGAATAAATACCGAATAAAATCGATAAGCTTGTTAATGTAAATGAATAGGATCTTCTGAATGTGATAAACATTTTTCTGCTCTCCAATACGAGCAGACACATTTCTTCTACTCAATGTGTGTAGTTTTTTTCACTCTCTCCGAAGCCAATTTTGTTGGCGGTTTACATAATACGGATACGTATATCTGATTGTGAGAAGATCAATACTGTGGGTGTTTTTAGTCTTTAGATTATATTTAAAAGAAGAATTTTCTAAACGGAATCATATAACATGGTGTAAAAACTATTGTAGTtgttcagtggcggatccagggaacaaagtccactggaacaaaaatttaaattttctggATAGTCGACAAATCATAAGCTCTAGCCATTGCATGTTCGAGCCCCGATCGTAAGCAGCAATGTACGCAATGAATCGGCTGCGCAAAGCCTGATAAAAAAGGAGGTCAAGCTTCGTAAAGAAATGTAATTTCAATGATTTCCATGCtcaatttcatttggttatAGGCAAAACTATAAGAAAAAGGAACTTTTTGAGCAATCATGTAAGAAATTTGGTTTATTCCGTATATTGATAAAATAACTAAACCCAAATCCTATAACAAAATCTGGACCAACTGAAACGATTTGACCTTTTCCTACCAGCCGATTGTCTAGATTGAAAATAAACAGCTCTATAAACATGTTCTGGTTTAAGATTAACATAAAAATCTCCGCTCCACGTAGGTATGTATTGGAATTTAATAAGGGTAGGAATAGCGTGATTGATGACCATACCTATACGACAGGAAGGAAGTTTTCTCTGAAACATGTGACATGTGGGGGTTTAAACCAACCCACAACCATTGAGCCTCGTGTCAAATATAAATATAGAAAGTAGCGTGCACTGTCCAGAGCAGTCGCACATCTATTCTGTATCACTTCATCCCAGGACAAAAGAAATCATTGATAGGGCAAACGAAACGAACAGACAGGGAGTGAAACAAAAAACACTGGATCGATAAAGGCAGACGTGTTTGTGCTCGGATGCCCTACATTTGGACCGTTTCGCTGCTAGAAAGGTTGATGATTTGCGGGGTTGGTTGGACGAAACCGAATTCGGGAGATGAAAAATCTCACCCTACCTTCTGAACGAACTGACTCGTCggcaatgatgatgatgatgatgatggtactGCGAGTCTGCGTTTCAGTATCCCGATCCTACTATGGGGTGTGGTTCGTTTTTCTAGAGCTTACTGGCCTGACTCAATGCAGGGAAAGAGAATGTGGAAAACGGTGAACGAGTAGCACCGGAAAGCGGAAGTCGGTCGCCGTCGTCTACAAGAAGAAATGCCGGCCCGGGATTATTTTTGCAAACTATGCTTGCGCTCGTACATGGCAGTCCTCCGATACCAGCGATGATAGTGGTAGTTGTGATCATAGTAGCATCACAAAGCACAAGAAATGCCGGGTCTACCCCAATGTATCCACGTTTCTAGTTGTACCGGTTTCCTCTCTTCGCTACAGTTTATGGGACGTTGTTCGTTTATTTTGCGTGTTCATAAGCATCACCCACACTTTTCATGAAAGCGCTTGCTTTGAAAGGAAGATGTCGGCGTTTATGCAGTTACTGTTTGCCAGGTTGGTTGCATATACAAGGGCGTTTTACGAGTTTTTCCATGTGGGAGTACCATTGCGAAAAAGGTGATTTTCATTTCTTTCAGGGTTGTACTAAGATGACGTTTCGGAGCATCTTGTTGAAAGTTAGTTATTAATTTATGATCGTGATAAGAATATCATTTATGTTAAAAGAGAAGTAGGGAAATTCATGGTTCGGCAATTGTTCTTTCCAAACTTCTATTTAAAACGTTAGGTAGTTTTAGATCattgtttgaataatttttATCCTTCTATTTTTAAAATGATGCCAATAATACAATTTTCTGTGAAAGTTGAAGGTTTGTTTAGGTTTTTATTTTAAGAATACAGCCAAAACACAAAATAAACTACTCAACTAATCCGAGTTCTAGAGCAACTTAGTACATTgcaaattcaaacaaattcaaatacTCATCATGAAGACCACTTGACCGTTTcttggttagaaaaatctctaacattATGTAAAGAAAAGTAGGTACATCTTAAGGTTAAATTACAAGTTTTACTCGTACATTAATGTAAATTGCACATAAACCGTGATTCTTTATCATATTCCATCTATCTAGTAACTTAatatagcaaaatttcaaatgaaaagatgtttaaaataatttgtaaaaaagCGACACAAAATCGTGAGTTCGAAATTGGGACAGAAAATATGAACATTATCCGTAATACGTATTGGGACAGAAAATAcatacatttcgagaaaaacaattttaaaagtttaaggttgaatatcttgaaactggTGTAAACAATCCACAGAAAAGAATTGCtgtttctatctattctgcatctcacaaatattacgaagatcggttgactatattgcgagtttttactatgaatgtaaacaaaagtcgcactcacacgtgtcataggcgtgtattgatgacaaaatttgtatgacgagtcataatcgtgcatggaaaattttccatagaaaaaaaatcctcaatttttaacttttattcatatctttgcgttcatatggtctataaacaatcagtgAAATTCATTTGAACGGAAATGAGTCagagaatctagaaaaaattgttatttttggttacagtgttgcctaatatcctttatttccagtttaaaactaaaactgtgtttttctcacaactcacgtaattttcttttgaaaatgtttatgccattgtgttcctcagacattttcacacataaaaacatctaaaacttcaacataacttgagcaaattcctagatacagtgatttgaagcaaaaaactcacaatttctcgtcatgtttctcgctataaaacaagtagaatttaaaaattctgaaaacgccactttgtagagatttttcaaacaagtaatgcggcatatctaactcagtttaccccaaaatggcgtttgtcataagatagcacaacagatACGAAATGTGGACATAGGACAAGAAAGTGAGCCGCATTTGTAgtacgtatatggcacccctatttCGAACTGACATGAGCCAACATATCTACGGGAACAcaaatgagcgaccgaaaataataGTCGCAAGAACAGAACaagcttcgtaaaacccgtttcaaatatattagaatataaaaaccggatataaacatcaagcataaaaatcggactgggacattacTTTGTAAGAGGCGGATAAggcgattcttacaaagtagtttttgttagccgacttttaatcttgaacatcaagatatacggatgtacctacgagcgatttatttatttttaaacgatttttatactggaggttcatttTGCCGAGTTTTATGGGTGGAAACCTTTTAAGCTATTCTCACGCGAAAGGATGTCGGATTTTTATGCTTTatgtttatttccgattttcatattctaatatgtttgaaacgggttttgcgaagcatgttctatccttgtGACTTTTATATTCGGTCGCTCAAATTATGGGCCCCTCTTACAATTCAGGTTGTTCTACTCGTTCCGCTGCAAGCTCGATACGCATTAGATACTAGAATCGATACGGCATGACTCGATCTAAAGATGTTTGTAATCGACGATGATTATAAATGGAAGAAaagtgtttttgcctttctcaatagaaaggtattgcaattgctctgaaaaccgactttttaacggaggcccgaagggccgagtgacatataccattcgattcagttcgtcgagttcggcaaatgtctgtgtgtgtgtatgtatgtgtgtgtgtatgtatgtgtgtgtgtatgtgcgtctgtgtgtgtgtacgcgaacacaatctcactcacttttctcagagatggatgaaccgatttttacaaacttagtcccaaatgaaaggtgtaacgttcccataggctgctattgaatttctaatggatccgacttccggttccggaattacagggtgatgagtacgatcacgcagaaaacgtcgattttaagaaattctgcaatgaatgtataatggtgaaaattttcccaaaatgtgaccacaactgcttcgatttgtagtactaggtcattaacagccattcaaagtctctttggtcacattggccaccatcatcggttccggaagccccggcggaagtatccaaattcagagtaacagtcacattggtttctcggagatggctagaccgaatcaaccaaacttagtctcaaatgaaagatgttgcgtccccgtaaatggctattaaattttatccccaaccgacttccggttccggagttacgggtcgtggcgtgcgatcacatagcaaattgtgattcaaaccgataccccgatggaagcaaaaaaggtaaaaatttcgctaaaatgtctctcaaataacttaactttgcagttctaggtcaccgacggccaaacaaactttcgttgactacattgaccaccatagacggttccggaagtgcccgggaaaagcggccatctgtcataactagcaaactcatatcagtttctcggaaatggttgggccgattttcacaaacttagtcccaaatgatagctatattatccccacagatgtctgtaaaatttcgcacggatcgcttgtatggttccggaaatatagactgaacggtccggtcacacatgaaattcccatataagccggaactcaaaattttttttcaaaggggggaccccatgaaatttcaaaaatcgaattcgtatttttgatgccaaacatctttaaaatgcatgaaacgtcgagattttgtgttatctcgaaaaaatttttttttataaaaatcgactttttcggactttgccgatttcgcacctttttgcctttctcaatagaaaggtattgcaattgctctgaaaaccgactttttaacggaggcccggagggccgtgtgacatataccattcgattcagttcgtcgagttcggcaaatgtctgtgtgtgtatgtatgtgtgtgtatgtatgtgtgtgtatgtgcgtctgtgtgtgtacgcgaacacaatctcactcacttttctcagagatggatgaaccgatttttacaaacttagtcccaaatgaaaggtgcaacgttcccataggctgctattgaatttctaatagatccgacttccggttccggaattacagggtgatgagtacgatcacgcagaaaacgtcgattttaagaaattctgcaatgaatgtataatggtgaaaatttttccaaaatgtgaccacaactgcttcgatttgtagtactaggtcattaacagccattcaaagtctctttggtcacattggccaccatcatcggttccggaagccccggcggaagtatccaaattcagagtaacagtcacattggtttctcggagatggctagaccgaatcaaccaaacttagtctcaaatgaaagatgttgcgtccccgtaaatggctattaaattttatccccaaccgacttccggttccggagttacgggttgt carries:
- the LOC131693508 gene encoding failed axon connections isoform X1 → MATEVENKPLTAEEEKKTEQPTAGAEKKEDGAAVVTVSAEGDKKTADGEKAVTENHAAEAGAGDAAATSGTGTEPAAAVPAKKEKEVKPTVHKANFDKDVVYLYQFTRTPLLPSMSPYCLKVETWLRLAGLKYENIDHKLKLRSKKGQLPFVEVNGEEIADSAIIIKELAQRYEKDLDAALTQEQRNIAHAMISMLENHLIWVLLSWRSKNPDQMIKGYKVNLQHALGSRLPNPVLNFFFKFQFGRKYLQGSKKVKAQGLGVHKPEEIEEFGKQDLKVLSELLADKPFFFGDEPTTLDCVAFSVLAQIHYISDEVKYALKEFMQENCPNLVGHVSRIKERCFADWDEICAKLDLNAHLPKPEPETKENKEGADTEKTAEQDKNESEKELEKDNSNEKTEKKEEKPEKAAVEENKEKEEAAAK
- the LOC131693508 gene encoding failed axon connections isoform X2 gives rise to the protein MATEVENKPLTAEEEKKTEQPTAGAEKKEDGAAVVTVSAEGDKKTADGEKAVTENHAAEAGAGDAAATSGTGTEPAAAVPAKKEKEVKPTVHKANFDKDVVYLYQFTRTPLLPSMSPYCLKVETWLRLAGLKYENIDHKLKLRSKKGQLPFVEVNGEEIADSAIIIKELAQRYEKDLDAALTQEQRNIAHAMISMLENHLIWVLLSWRSKNPDQMIKGYKVNLQHALGSRLPNPVLNFFFKFQFGRKGSKKVKAQGLGVHKPEEIEEFGKQDLKVLSELLADKPFFFGDEPTTLDCVAFSVLAQIHYISDEVKYALKEFMQENCPNLVGHVSRIKERCFADWDEICAKLDLNAHLPKPEPETKENKEGADTEKTAEQDKNESEKELEKDNSNEKTEKKEEKPEKAAVEENKEKEEAAAK